AATCCTCACATATTACAATGACAAAAGTATAAACATGTAGGCCACATGTattaaaagaaatcatttcCACTATCTTTATCTTATCCATGCCACATAATCCCTGCCCATAAAGCAAATGAATATGTGCCATTCAAACATAGCACAACCCAATACACCACTGTTCGCACAATATGAACCTTTGTAAACATACAACCTTTGTTGTATATTTGTCTACTATTTCTCTCTGGTCATGTGAAAGTAATAACACGCCACTTTTCCCATTGCTGGGAAAAACCATAAGTGCATTAAATAAGATGGACCCTAAGGACAACGCGGAAATTAAAGATAAAGATACAgattcctttattgtcattgcacagagtacaacgaaattgtgtAGCAAAATCCTGGCGGTGCATTTACACATAACAAACAGCaattaagaaaaacagaaaagagttCAAGctaaactaatttaaaaaatgctagatatataaataaaatataaaatgtatatatttgctcaacctttaaaacaataagatataaaaacagaacttaTTAAAAGCAGCAAACGTATTGCACATCGGGATATTGCACGTTTAATGTAATTGCAGTGGCCCTACGTTCAAGTGCAATCTGAGATGTAATTAAGACAAGCCTCTGGGGTTGGGCTTTGGGACTGAAAACCTGCCAAAATAATACTGCAGTACACGACATTATACGCCGTGACAAGGCCGGCTCCTACCTGTGTCTTGCTCGCTGAGAAAGTTGTCATCGTCTTTGCGAGATTTCATCGTGTTCTCTCCGGACAGAGTATCGTCCTCGGGAAGCCGAGGGAAGCTGGTGATGCTCATGTAATCGACTGGCGAATAGGCACTGCCTAGCGTCGTCTCCTGACTAGCATCTTTATCTGCCATATTGCCGCTGGAGTATCCGGCCACGGCATCGGCCGCGGGCGTATACATAACAAACTCGTCACTCTTCCACACAATAGCAAGAAGGACAGGCAGATATTACGCTCTTCCACCTTCCCAATGAAACTTCGCAGATCTCTCGCTTTAAGTGGGTTATAAATAGAGCTTTAGTATACCTACTATTTACACGAGCGGTGGAAGGTACGACTATAGATGAAACGGATTCATTGTCAGTGAACCCACAATACCGTTGACTGGATATCACTAGACGATGCAGCATTTCATTTCCAGTATTAAGACCTGAAATGACAGAAGACCGATTTTAGATTGCATTCCCATGAAGTACATATACTCTATACAATCCGAGAAATACGCTGTGCCTATATAATAATTACTcgtcagaaaaaaaaccttattaTAAAAAAATCCTTATCCTTATTACAGCCACCAGCTACATCGCCCTAAATTACCACATGCAAAGATTAGAACTGACGgataatgtttaataaaatactTAGATCAATAACCGACTTTTGTTTGGGTTCGCTATTATGGAAATGCTGCTGCATTAGTGATGCAGTTATTAAAAGAAACGGTCGCAATTTTCCAAAGATCACGTTTGCTGGCACAAGACATCCAGCGCTACGCGATTTCAGAGGCTGCTGAGAGAGCCTGCCCTCCCTCATGCGCATTCAACAGCCATGCATTGACGCAGTTGTAGGTTTCTCCTAAAATGTCTAGCATCGAAGAGCATCTCGCAGTAAAAACGCCTTACCTGCTAAATGCAGTGTTATTTCTACTCAACGATGTGCTGCTACGAATCACCCTGCCTAGTCCTTCCAGTCTGAGCGCCGTTAAGCACAGACACTTTCCTTCAGCCAtcaccagacaaaaaaaaaaatctcaaagatcagctgacatcacagagtGAATGTCACCGGCTTAAAGGTACAGGTTACACGGTAGAGTCTTGTATTCAGCTTGAATGAAACACTTTTCTCCCTTCTTCTTGGCGTTCCTGAAGGATTGTTTCTGTTTGCAGGTGTTTGCTTGGACTCCTTGACGCAGGAACATGAGAAGGAAGGAATTGGAAACTAGGAAACTTACGAAAGAACCTGTCTTACAACTCTGGCAGTATACATGGCTTCTCTTGTCTGCtcaggttgcacaggttaacttgtggtggggcttgTTATTATCACACTCATTGgtctaggagtgttgttagcctggtctgacaccgttgctcattcagcttgaatgtatacagttctgttcttttgtgctggaagtcactctggataagagctaaatgaatgtaaatgtaaatataatttaatgtgacTCTGCACCATCTAGGAAGGCTGAAGAATTAGGACACACAGAGGTGCTGGACACTGATTGAGGTAACATCTCCCATATACAGAGCTGGACATGACATACTGTAATATTAGTTGTCGGGTTCTGTTGTTCTTTCACTATTTCTATGCACAGCtcagtcatttgaaatgaactattcaaaacacacaccatcacacaaacacaagcacacacacgcaaagtGCCACTGCAACCTGCCTGCAACAGCTGAAGGtccaaataatgcatttatttgcacaCAAGAGCAGTtaacatacacaaacaattaGGCTGGGCAACCAACATTTCAGCCCACAGCACTTCCAGAAATATGAGCTGTGTTTTCTAGAAAAGATTTAAAAGGAACTTGTCCCACAACTCTATTGTGCTGAATTGCCCTATTTTACTTCCTGAACCGGTGTCTCCTTGCCATCTTATATTTGTTTGTTGCGTTTgtacttaacacacacaccttttatGCAGTATTAGTGTAATTATTCACAGATTGATCTTTGTTTTGAGCTCATATTTGATTACCAATGTATGCAACATGTTTCTTTCTTGGTTCTTTCTAAAgttacatttaaacagcattataGTGCTATAGCATACTCACCAAAGCAATGTGAATGACCATCCTTGTTTCCAACTAAACCAGCTATTTGCTGGCCCTCCAGTCCTGTACTTCACCagtcctgtttattttttttcatctgggATTTCTTcagatattgaaaaaaaaacactagttTAAATCACAACTGTAGGTGTAGAACACCCAACTAATGTAGCAGTAGATGTAAGTCACCTGTGTGGTGTTAAATGGCaaatatttgttctgtttgtattACAATGCTTAGGGGATGGACCCTAagactcctccccctccactctTCTTTTAACAATGATTCACTTCCACCTCAGttccactcccactcccagTCCCTACACCAGCCCCACCCCATAATTTCTCTGCTTGCCCTCAGGTCCCCACAgttcagaaatgcaaaacatgaGACATAATTCAGGTGTCAACCTGAGTGTTTATTGATCTTTTTGCCTGGTACCTGCAGAATGGTTGCTGGAACCCCATCCTTTTGTTTGCATAGGTCTCTACTGTAGATGGACTAGTGTCCACTGGGGATGGAAAAATCAGTACATCACAAAAACCATGCAGAGAAGTGAAAGGCACAATCACCATAGATATCAGATACAccaatttttaatatatatatatttatatactttttttttctttttttctggggggggggggggggggggggtcatataCAACACATCAGTAAACCCCTAACCAGTTTAATCATGTGGATGCATCTGGTGTTCAGTTAATGTCTCTAAAGCTGCCATATTTGCAGGGTGCAAAGCGAATAAACCCCCTAACATTCAACCCTTATGTCTGAAACATTAGAATAACAATATTTCTAATAACAATAGGACAAAATACAAGCATTTTTCATCTCATAATTAATCTATGCACTTCcctttcctgtctccctccccccataCTTTCATTCACACTACACCTGTTAAAAGGGTCACAttcctttgtttgtttcagtatGCGCACACCAACCCCACCTTTCACTGACCTTTGTTTATAAATCAGCTCAAACCTTCCCAAatctgtcctgctgctcccccttATCAGTAgcacccccacaggtaacctgAAGCACAGGCACACCCCCAAAGACAGTCCCCAGGTCACCTGTCCATATCCATTGACCATCAATAGGAACCCCAACAGAGCCAAGGATTTTGGACATTGTAAATGCTGTAGTGACCTCAACACTTCAGTGCCACACCAGTTCCTGTGGAGTGAAGAGCTGGAGATACTAAACTCCTTGGGATggattgttgtgttgttgtgtgcgtctaTGCCCatgaaacacacgcacacattcaatAAAGCACTGAACTGGATGCCTCACTCCTGTGGCATTATCCTGAACCCAGAGACCAGGTGAAACGCCCCCCCAAGTGTCAACACCCATTACACACCCATTGACCTGGCAGACAGGTTTTGTCATGGGACCCTTCAAAACCACCTTACCCTGCATCTCACAGTAAAACAGATATCTCatagaacaaaatgaaataaaaacaagaagggGCCAGAGGTGGGAGGAGCAAAAGAAGAGGAGTATAAGGACATTGTGACAGGCCCCTTGCTAACCTCCTATAAGGAAAGGGGCAGGCATCCCTGAGGCACCCGAGCAAATGTGTGCCCTTTGGTCTCCCAAAAGCTCCTTCAAAAATCGCCATCAGGTGAGTCAGAATAGCAACCTTAGAGGCACTGTGGTTTAGCAATCAGAGTAAAAAGAGGGCCAAAGTGGAGCTTGAAGGGAGCCAAAGGGGAGAGGGCCACAGGGAGCCAGCGCTTTCACTTTCCACTGTCCCACAACACACTCaaacagggggtgggggtcaaTATCACACCTCATGCATACCATTTAGAGCTACCCCACAGTGTCTTTTAAAAGATCAACAGCAATACATagtcattcaaaacaaaaaagaatatatatctATGTgtctacagatttttttttcaaattctaCATAATTACTTTACAAGATAAATGGCAGTAACAAGACAGGGAAATGCTGGTTTGTGATTTATTCTAGAAAAAAATAGGATTTTCCATAAAGATAAGTCTAATGAAAACAATAGTCTAAGCAAACTGGAGTAACCTCCCCACCTCACTCTATCTTAACACAACACTTAAGACTGCCACAGGTCATTACCTCTAACTATATAAATCACGTTCCTCTGAAACTATAGGCtatcatttaaattttgattaaatGACCCCCAATTCCAGGAATCTTGACAGAGGTAAAGACGAAATGATCTGCAATTAACGACAGATTCTCTTCAAAGTATCACCCCTAGGGGGCAATCTTGGAGAGGGTTCTATCTACCTTCTCTGCAGTGGATAGAGTCCATGAATTCAACAACTTTCATTCTATTTGAGCAACCAAGTGAGGCAAGGCGAGGTTTGAATCTTTTGAACCTAAATCATGTGACTAGTCAGCCTTCATACATGCTATCCAGCAGGGAGATTGAAGAAATATATATCCTGAGAACTCTGACTTTGACCTCTTAAGAGCaggggtaaaaaaagaaactttaaaaTGCAGGAAATTAACTGATAATTCTTAAtctagattttaaaaaatgtctctcTTACATGACAACATATGCCTCTCATACACAAATCTCAGATaggaacagcacacagcacactgctagAACTTCAACTCACAAAAATGTAAGACAAAAAATTGCAAACTTAcatccatatttcattttacaaacttTAGTATATATTCATATACTTCAGCACCATACTTACGCTAAGCTTTTTtgttacaattattattaaatatatgcatatcTTTTGGGTGGAGGATACTGTTACATTTGGATGTATTATCAAAAAAAGGAGCCATgggaaaaaagagcaacagGGTCGGTCACATTGTGTCCTGGGAAACTTTGCATGCTTTAACCAAAAGACCAGATCAAAGTAAAACTGATCTGAAAGGAGAGGACATCTGTGAAAGCAGGGGAAAGGGCCTCTGTTTGGCCTTTTCTCCCCAAGCATACCCATAATACTGATGGACAAAGATGCAATTGGCTTCAGTAGGAAGGGTCTTATGTGGATTATGGTAAGGCGGTAACATTGTGCCCATAAGGTTATGGAAATGGTTGTGATTCAACAGCAGAATCTTTAAGTCAAAAGTGGGTGGTGCAAGGGGAAAACAAAGCAAGACAGTGTGACTCCAGGCCCCTGCCCCCCTTGTTTTTCTCAGGTTTCTTATGGTGTACTTGTTTCACAGTGATGCTATGGACCTCTGGTGCTACAAGGACAGACTCTCACAACGAGGTGTTATAATCATATGGACACTAGCCAAAGGCAAACATATTAAACCTAGAAGGAGGTCCAAGTCTCCCTAACTTTGAAAAAAGGGATAAatatttagaaaacaaaataaagagcTGCCATCTATACCGTCCTTCAGCTTCTTTTACGTGCCTTATCCCGTAAccctttaaaaacatgttaatttCCAGACTATTCAACTAAAGCCTTTAGAGATCCCTTAAGCAAAACACCTACTAGTTTACTTAGGTGCAAACAAAGTCCCAATTGTGCTACATGGTCATGATTTCAGATAAAAAGACATAAGGCCCAAACCTTCCTCTCATACGTTCGAGCGCACCGTGAgattaatctgtttttattgcatttcattattgcTATACTGATGAGATAGGTGTTACATAAAACTGCCATTAACTGTTCAAAGAGCTACACTACACATTCAGCATCTCCCTTCCTGTCTCAAAATGGTTCTGCTTTACATACGTCCTCTTTAATCTGTTTTCGTCTTGCTCTCACCTTCTTCTACATGCTTTTAACCcactttgttaaaaaaatctgcctATGCCCTTGCGTGTCAGGAATATCTTGTTTaaccaatctctctctctggggtcTCTTCCCTTGGTAACATCAAGGGACTCCAGTATATAAGACCTGAGATGCTTCTACACAGCAAAGATAGAAACAGACAATTCAACTCATTTCACGGTATACTTCTCTTCCTTCCAAAAACCAAGAAATAAAACCCTTTTCCACTTAAGCTTGAAAGCAACTGACGGACCTCCTCTGGATTTATATGGAGACCTTGCCCCAGTGTATCTGAAAAGGACCCTGCCTGTCCGTAATTTATGCACGCATGCTCTCATAGTCAGTGCACATGTCAAGGTAGAATGGTTTGCTGTGTGTCCTCCAGTAAAGCCTGTCCTTGCAGAGATCAACTTGTGACTATGATCTTATCTTGTCCTCTCCAGCCTCTCTCCAAGCCCAGACTTTTTGAGCTGTTTGAGGCACATTTAAAGCACACAGGATTTCATACAGCCCCAGATTCCTTTGATATATTAAACTAGGGCttaatcaaaataattattcGGTTGTTTTTTGGACGGAATTTCCCTCCACAAGGGGAGAATGAGACGGTTTAGTGAGAGAGACAGTTAAGCATTTATCAGTAACATGAGTGAAAATGGTGTGCACATAACAGTGTGTACCATGTGTTTTCCCTAATGTGACAATAGCAAAAACTACCCAGGGTGGAGAAAAATGGAACTATTAGGGCTATAAAGGAGGGCTTGACAGGTGAAGTGAAGGGAGGAGTAGGTGACGATGATGACTCCAATGGTAGAAGGAGGTGCAGCGGGGGTGTTAAGGTGTGGGGTGAGGGTGTCGTAATGCCCTCAATGTAAACAGCACCCCCCTCCTAGCACCTCAGTGGCTGTAGCTGCGCTGGCATGGCTGATGCAGGAAGGTCCCACGGGCGTGGGCGGCGTGGCGGGGGGCGCGGTCCCGCACCCAGTTCTGCCGCTGGATGCGGTTGCGGCTGAGGTGGCGGCGGTCGACCCGGGCCTTGGCCCGCTGGACACGGGTCACCTGGGTCACTTTGGCCAGAGCTCCGGCCTGGGCAGCCGTGCCTCGGGTGACTCTGCGATGCGTGGCGTTCTGCACAGCAGGTGTTGCCGGGTCCGTCCCAATGCTGAGGGCCCACCAGAAGGTGAAGCGGGAAGGAGTGAGGGAgtaagagaaaggagagaaagatggCAAAAAGGATGCAGAGAGAACAACATTTGGTCAGAggtgaagaggagagaagaatgAGAGGATGGGATGATATAAACAGTTAGTGAAGAAAAGGGAATAGCAAAACAAGGCAATTTAATTCCACAGTCAGTAAGACAAGGTCAACTGCTGTGACCAGCTCTGTGACCACTCTCACCTCACACTCGCGGCCAGGCTAGCTGCGCTCTCCTCGACAATGGACAGGTTGCTTGGGGACACGTAGACGGACATGCTGGGGTGCTCGATGAGTAGGTCCTCCATGGGGCTGGTCTCAGCGGTGGCCCCTTCTGCAGTGAaacaggggggaggggtgacaAACCAGCTCTCATCCATACAGCAGCGCTCGTGGCCACTGCTACAGTCACTCCGAGAGCCTGGGGAAACCGGGGTGGAACCGCGCGGAAGTGGGGAGGGGCCGGACAGCACCGCCCTGTCCAATGACCCATCGGGCGAGACAGGGGAGGAGAGATCTACTGCTCTCATCCTACCAACTTTAGTCCTGTAGCGACTGCACGGGGGAGAGGCCTCTGTCCGTGAGGGCCTGCATAGCTCCACTTCCGAACAATCACTGTGGGGCAATGAGTGTGATGGTGCTGGTGCCTCAGTTCCACCCTCTCCCAGCTCTACCCAATTGCCTTCCCCTGAGCGAGGCAAGGCAACATTCCCAGTGACCAGCAGGTAGGGAGCATTCATACACACCAGTGCATTTTCAGGAAAGGCAGGGGGAGAATAATCATGCAGGCGTGGAGTGTAAGCGtgatggaaacacacacacaccagtgtaGGAAAGTGAGAGGATTCAAATAAAAAGGGAGGGGAAGAAGAGAAgatacacaacacagaaaataaaaatagcaatcATTAGTTACTGCGAAGCCCTATGTTTTCACTTTGACACATGTCAATAACAGATTCTGTCTCCAACTCTGAAACTACaggcagctgtttttttttctttgggatgataattgaataaaataaataaaaataaataacctctAGAACTGGGTGCCAGCTCTATAAATAATGTCTTAACTGTCATTGACTACAACTGTGGTAAAAACAAGCTAATTTTAAGGGgaaattaaacaatgaaaatcCAGATATGGAAAAAGGTGGGTCAACCACCATTTCATGGGCCAACAACGCACCAGCTCCTTATGCTGTGATCTTTCATTCCCATTTTGATGGAACTGGAATACATGTTTATCTAATCAGGGCTTAGGCCACAGACAAAGGTGAGAGTGCCTGCAGGGTCTGAACACAGCTAGCGTAGCACAGatatggggtggggggcagccCTTGCCAGATGTCTGAGTGACACTCACCAGGCAGGTTGACCAATAGCCAGCCTTCCTCATCTGCGTCAGTCACGCTTGGCTTGGGCCCCTGCAGTTCCGTGGACACATCTTGGACCTCTCCAAAGAACAGGCTGCTGAGGCGCTGGAACATGGCCGGACCAAAGGGTCTGATGCGGGATCAGGCTGGGTTTTAGGGTGGTCCTCGGGGGAAGCTGCCTTTTTTAGGTTTTTCAAAATCTTTTTgttggactttttttttgtctttttgttgtttcaccGCGAGTAGCAGGGCAGGATCTTCACACACGTTGCCTTGGCCGTCTCACTTCCACTTCTCACACTCCTGGCCCTTCTTGGTCTTGTTGGCAGAAAGTCTCAGCACAGCCAAGCGGCTTGTGTAGTGCAAATGTAAGGTTTCACTTGGTATTGGTGCAAAGGCCTGTTTGAGTCAGAgatgacagacaaaaaaaatggcattattTACAAGTTATATTCTCATACATACTAGATTACAGATGAAGTGATGCACAGTATAGCTTTGAAAGAGCAGATCAATCCCTTTTTTACTTCTGCTGATCTAGGTATATGTGCAACTGCTAAGACTTCTCTTCTTATCATTCTCATCACATGTATGTTTCTGCAGCTGTGCCACATGGCTCAGTTTTGGGGGCAGTTGTGAATTTTTCTCTCCACTTGCTCCCTGAATTCTTTAATTAAAATCATCAGctttattttaacttttatcTTTTCCCTGTTACAATTTACAGgtttctgcttctgctttccAAATCTGATCCCCTTCATGACTTCCATCATCCACCTCTGGTGTCTTTCAGGTAAACACCTTTATAAATTACAAACAAGTTACTGAAAAATCACTCTAAATTCCTCTGTCATTCCTTCAATATATTATCTTATATATATCTTTTGACTCGCTCTtgctttaacctttaaccttatATGCAAGATCACCAATATTAGTGAAAAAGGATGATATTGCACCACATTCAGTGGCATAAAAGGACAATGAAAAATGGGGAGGAATAATGTGAGCTAGTATGTCATTGCTCCAAACCATAAGCGAAATCTGATATAGCTCTTTGATGTTATTACTCAGCGTAGTAGTATGATGCACATTAATATTACTCTTATGAATCATGGGTTACCATCATGTGTACACTAGGATAAAAAGTAAATCTGCTCTTACTGTTTATTGGTTGGCTCTAGGAGCACACTAGTATGTTCTTTGTATGCTGCTCATTAGGATAGTTGCTATGCACTATATGTATGCTAAAAACTCTACTGTTTTAACATGCTAACAGCTTAGCAATGATTTCAGTCTGATGCCTCTACACTGTGCTATTGGCTATTTTCTACCTACTCTTTTATTCTTGCTATTCCTGTGATATGTCTTAAACCTTGTAAATCgttttggataagagcaactgctaaattaataaatattgcatgcaaattaattttgtttaattctaATTCTTCATTCAGTGTGTGGtacaacagtgaaaaaataaactgttgcGCAGTGACAGTGGTCCCATGTGAGATGGTCAGGACCTTGAGAGATTGAATCTGTGTGGTCAGACTACTATTTCCTCTGAGAGGGAAACTTGTGACCAGACcaaaaaagacattacaaaaGGGAAAACTAACAGAAAACTCTGTGTCCTTTTATGGCATGTTTCCATAGAtaattagattacttttttcaGGAAGCCATTTTCTCAGAGGATTAT
This portion of the Megalops cyprinoides isolate fMegCyp1 chromosome 7, fMegCyp1.pri, whole genome shotgun sequence genome encodes:
- the LOC118780765 gene encoding tumor protein p53-inducible nuclear protein 2 isoform X2 produces the protein MFQRLSSLFFGEVQDVSTELQGPKPSVTDADEEGWLLVNLPEGATAETSPMEDLLIEHPSMSVYVSPSNLSIVEESAASLAASVSIGTDPATPAVQNATHRRVTRGTAAQAGALAKVTQVTRVQRAKARVDRRHLSRNRIQRQNWVRDRAPRHAAHARGTFLHQPCQRSYSH
- the LOC118780765 gene encoding tumor protein p53-inducible nuclear protein 2 isoform X1; protein product: MFQRLSSLFFGEVQDVSTELQGPKPSVTDADEEGWLLVNLPGEGNWVELGEGGTEAPAPSHSLPHSDCSEVELCRPSRTEASPPCSRYRTKVGRMRAVDLSSPVSPDGSLDRAVLSGPSPLPRGSTPVSPGSRSDCSSGHERCCMDESWFVTPPPCFTAEGATAETSPMEDLLIEHPSMSVYVSPSNLSIVEESAASLAASVSIGTDPATPAVQNATHRRVTRGTAAQAGALAKVTQVTRVQRAKARVDRRHLSRNRIQRQNWVRDRAPRHAAHARGTFLHQPCQRSYSH